A single region of the Oleispira antarctica RB-8 genome encodes:
- the rpmE gene encoding 50S ribosomal protein L31, producing the protein MKAGIHPEYAELAATCTCGNTFTTKSTRTGTIHLDVCSACHPFYTGKQKTVDTGGRIDKFQKRFGGFKK; encoded by the coding sequence ATGAAAGCTGGTATCCACCCAGAATACGCTGAACTTGCAGCAACTTGTACTTGCGGTAACACGTTCACAACTAAATCAACTCGTACAGGTACTATTCACCTAGACGTATGTTCTGCTTGCCACCCTTTCTATACGGGTAAACAGAAGACTGTTGATACTGGCGGTCGTATCGACAAATTCCAGAAGCGTTTCGGTGGCTTCAAGAAGTAA
- the priA gene encoding Primosome assembly protein PriA yields MTDTYYLRIALPVPLRRQFDYLPLANTAASHYKIGSRVRVPFGRQQLIGFVLSIETETAVPVDKLKPITESLDSDTLVSPNILQLCEWLSTYYHHPLGEVLDLAIPVLLRKGGQISDIAEPHWRALSCKLQPSNVANSSVITGKKQLALWQLFQQQPHWRHKELTQQGFAKAQLDRLFNLGFIEPYQQLPVPHCDAASQSALTLNNEQVSAVDKISEQFGKFHVALLDGITGSGKTEVYLQLIAKTIEQGKQALVLVPEIGLTPQTLRRFQARFDVPVVMMHSNLNDKERLIAWHQCSQNQAKILIGTRSAIFTPLPSLGLIIIDEEHDGSFKQQDGLRYNARDFAIKRAHKESLPIVLGSATPALETLHNAYSRRYSHHKLTIRAGNAKPPRMKLHSILHQPLESGLALPVVDKIKQHLNAGQQVMIFINRRGFAPTLACRDCGWMAECIRCDARMTMHQYPPHMHCHHCDNQVGIPRLCPNCNSMQIEALGQGTERIEENLHQLFPGSDIKRVDRDTVRTKDAFDNLFDEIHKGEPCILVGTQMLAKGHHFPDVTMVVILDADSGLFSADFRGMEKTAQLILQVAGRAGRGDKPGEVWIQTLYADHPQLNLLLDGGYHGLADNLLQERKHIQLPPYSYMALLRTECSDKHLAEQVQNQAREFVQSWLNQYWQGNLLSINETQADTTPVTLLGPFPAPMERRNGRFRQQMQIMSHERNALHRVLEPLVHFLENLKGIQKIRWNLDIDPIDMS; encoded by the coding sequence ATGACTGACACATACTACCTTCGCATTGCACTGCCTGTGCCCTTGCGCCGACAATTTGATTATTTGCCTTTAGCTAATACGGCTGCCTCACACTATAAGATCGGCAGCCGGGTGCGCGTTCCTTTTGGCCGTCAGCAATTAATCGGCTTTGTCTTGTCCATTGAGACAGAAACCGCAGTGCCTGTGGACAAACTAAAGCCAATCACTGAAAGCTTGGATTCTGATACGTTAGTTAGTCCTAACATACTGCAACTATGTGAGTGGCTCAGCACCTATTATCACCACCCGTTAGGCGAAGTACTCGATCTAGCGATTCCGGTATTATTGCGTAAAGGAGGCCAGATCAGTGACATCGCTGAGCCTCATTGGCGCGCACTCTCTTGTAAATTACAGCCTAGTAACGTCGCTAATAGCAGTGTTATCACAGGTAAAAAACAGCTCGCGCTGTGGCAACTCTTTCAACAGCAGCCCCATTGGCGCCATAAAGAACTGACTCAACAAGGCTTCGCTAAAGCTCAGCTAGACCGCCTGTTTAATCTAGGGTTCATCGAGCCTTATCAGCAATTACCTGTTCCGCACTGTGACGCTGCCAGTCAGTCAGCACTTACTCTGAATAATGAACAAGTCTCTGCGGTGGATAAGATTTCCGAGCAATTCGGTAAGTTCCACGTCGCACTGCTCGATGGTATTACGGGCAGTGGTAAAACCGAGGTCTACTTACAGCTAATTGCAAAGACCATTGAGCAAGGAAAACAAGCCTTGGTGCTGGTGCCTGAAATTGGCCTAACACCACAAACATTACGCCGCTTTCAAGCACGCTTTGATGTGCCCGTTGTGATGATGCACTCGAATCTTAATGACAAAGAACGCTTAATTGCGTGGCATCAGTGCAGCCAAAATCAAGCTAAAATTCTTATTGGCACCCGTTCGGCAATTTTTACTCCTCTGCCGAGCCTTGGCTTAATCATTATCGATGAAGAGCACGATGGTTCTTTTAAGCAGCAAGACGGCTTACGTTATAACGCCCGAGACTTTGCAATCAAGCGCGCCCATAAAGAATCATTGCCCATTGTCCTTGGCTCAGCCACACCTGCACTAGAAACCTTGCATAACGCTTACAGCCGTCGTTACAGCCATCACAAACTCACCATTCGCGCAGGCAATGCCAAGCCGCCACGGATGAAATTGCACAGTATTTTACATCAGCCATTAGAGTCTGGTTTAGCACTACCCGTTGTGGATAAAATTAAGCAACACTTAAATGCGGGTCAGCAGGTGATGATTTTTATCAACCGCCGGGGTTTTGCGCCAACCCTCGCCTGTCGAGATTGCGGCTGGATGGCCGAATGCATTCGCTGTGATGCGCGCATGACCATGCATCAATATCCGCCGCACATGCATTGCCATCACTGTGATAACCAAGTGGGTATTCCGCGCTTATGCCCTAACTGCAATAGCATGCAGATTGAAGCCTTAGGTCAAGGCACGGAGCGCATCGAAGAAAACCTGCATCAACTATTTCCTGGCAGTGATATTAAGCGGGTCGATCGAGATACCGTACGCACTAAGGATGCTTTTGATAATTTATTTGATGAAATTCATAAAGGCGAACCGTGCATTCTAGTCGGCACGCAAATGCTGGCGAAAGGTCATCACTTTCCTGATGTCACCATGGTCGTCATTCTAGATGCCGACTCGGGTCTTTTTAGTGCCGATTTTCGTGGTATGGAAAAAACGGCTCAGCTCATTTTACAAGTGGCTGGTCGTGCTGGCCGTGGTGATAAACCAGGAGAAGTTTGGATTCAAACGCTATACGCCGATCATCCACAATTAAACTTACTATTAGACGGTGGCTATCACGGCTTAGCCGACAACTTACTACAAGAACGCAAGCACATTCAATTACCGCCTTATAGCTACATGGCATTATTAAGAACTGAATGCAGCGACAAGCATCTGGCTGAGCAGGTACAAAATCAAGCACGAGAATTTGTACAAAGCTGGCTCAATCAATACTGGCAAGGCAACCTGCTTTCTATCAATGAAACTCAAGCAGATACTACTCCGGTTACACTGCTTGGCCCCTTCCCGGCCCCAATGGAAAGGCGTAATGGTCGCTTCCGTCAGCAAATGCAAATCATGAGCCATGAACGCAATGCTCTGCACAGAGTATTAGAACCGTTAGTTCATTTTTTAGAAAATTTAAAAGGTATACAGAAGATTCGCTGGAATTTGGATATCGATCCGATTGATATGAGCTAA